The Helicobacter mustelae genome has a segment encoding these proteins:
- the leuB gene encoding 3-isopropylmalate dehydrogenase, whose translation MQKIVCLKGDGIGGEIMDSMLEVWHALMPVKEHFALQFCDFGGVAIDKYGTPLPDSTLDACLNAKAVMLACIGAPKYQHAQKTPEQGLLELRKSLGLYCNLRPICVSEALKNRAPLRSEILQGSDFVIVRELISGIYFGTPRVLQEDHAIDTCSYRREEIERILRCAFELARSRRKHVVSVDKANVLATSKLWRQVAEELHEEFKDCVLEHQYVDSMAMKILLQPRDYDVIVTENLFGDILSDEASVLLGSLGVCPSVSMGEGGRSLYEPIHGSAPDIAGKGIANPVGMIFCLALMLEFSFGDKVHANRIRNAVESCFANGIFTPDLGGETNTKEFTEAVVDCLKRDGAQS comes from the coding sequence ATGCAAAAAATCGTCTGTTTGAAGGGGGATGGGATTGGTGGTGAAATCATGGATAGTATGCTGGAGGTATGGCATGCGCTCATGCCAGTAAAAGAGCATTTCGCGCTGCAATTTTGTGATTTTGGCGGGGTGGCAATCGATAAATATGGCACACCATTGCCAGATTCTACATTGGATGCTTGTTTGAATGCCAAGGCAGTAATGCTAGCTTGCATTGGCGCGCCAAAATATCAACATGCACAAAAAACCCCAGAGCAAGGATTGCTAGAGCTTAGAAAATCCCTGGGGCTTTATTGCAATCTGCGTCCTATTTGCGTGAGTGAGGCGCTGAAAAATCGCGCACCCCTTCGATCAGAAATCCTGCAGGGAAGTGATTTTGTGATTGTTCGTGAATTGATTTCAGGGATTTATTTTGGCACACCAAGGGTACTACAAGAAGATCATGCAATTGATACTTGTTCTTATCGGCGTGAAGAGATTGAGAGGATTTTGCGCTGTGCATTTGAGCTTGCTAGATCGCGCAGAAAACATGTTGTCTCCGTAGATAAGGCAAATGTGCTTGCCACTTCCAAGCTCTGGCGCCAGGTCGCAGAAGAGCTGCATGAAGAATTCAAAGACTGTGTGTTAGAGCATCAGTATGTAGATTCTATGGCGATGAAAATCTTGCTGCAGCCGCGGGATTATGATGTGATTGTAACAGAGAATTTGTTCGGAGATATTTTGAGCGATGAGGCCTCCGTGCTTTTGGGAAGTCTTGGAGTGTGTCCAAGTGTGAGCATGGGAGAGGGGGGAAGAAGTCTTTATGAACCCATACATGGATCTGCTCCTGATATCGCAGGCAAGGGGATTGCAAATCCTGTGGGCATGATTTTTTGTCTTGCTTTGATGCTAGAGTTTAGCTTTGGAGACAAGGTCCATGCCAATCGCATTAGAAATGCTGTGGAATCTTGCTTTGCTAATGGGATTTTTACTCCGGATTTGGGTGGAGAAACAAATACCAAGGAATTCACAGAGGCTGTGGTGGATTGTTTGAAAAGGGATGGCGCACAATCCTGA
- the leuC gene encoding 3-isopropylmalate dehydratase large subunit, whose product MEKTLLDKIWDSHVIAGKEDEVQLLYVDLHLIHEVTSPQAFEGLRNQNRVVHAPHKTFGTMDHNVPTKDIHHIKDAIAKKQMDTLRQNCKDFGIELWDHGSQEQGIVHVIGPESGLTQPGKIIVCGDSHTATHGAFGAIAFGIGTSEVEHVLATQSIWQKKPKKMGIEITGRLPAGVYAKDMILALIARFGVDFGTGYGVEFFGEGIEALEMEERMSICNMAIEMGAKIGMIAPDEKTFAYLREKRFAPKNFEDALKDWRLLYSDSVRAFDKLVHLDASMLEPMITWGTNPQMAVGILQNFPQIRTKEEQSAYEYMGLTPQQSGEDIPIEYVFIGSCTNGRLSDLKEAAKILENQHVKEGVRAIIVPGSREVKKRAEELGLDKIFLESGCEWREPGCSMCLGMNDDRVPEFVHCASTSNRNFIGRQGKNARTHLCSPAMAAAAAIHGRFVDVRELSRRSNAEI is encoded by the coding sequence ATGGAAAAAACTTTGTTAGATAAAATTTGGGATTCCCATGTCATTGCAGGGAAAGAGGATGAGGTGCAGTTGCTTTATGTAGATTTGCATTTGATTCATGAGGTGACTTCTCCCCAGGCATTTGAGGGTCTGCGCAATCAAAATCGAGTGGTGCATGCTCCACACAAAACTTTTGGCACGATGGATCATAATGTCCCTACAAAAGATATACATCATATCAAAGATGCAATTGCCAAAAAGCAAATGGATACCTTGCGTCAAAATTGCAAAGATTTTGGAATAGAGCTTTGGGATCATGGCAGCCAAGAGCAGGGGATCGTGCATGTCATAGGGCCAGAAAGCGGGCTTACTCAACCAGGGAAGATTATCGTATGTGGAGATTCTCACACAGCTACGCATGGAGCATTTGGAGCCATTGCTTTTGGTATAGGGACAAGTGAGGTAGAGCATGTCCTTGCTACCCAGAGCATCTGGCAAAAAAAACCCAAAAAAATGGGCATAGAGATTACCGGAAGGCTTCCAGCAGGCGTTTATGCTAAGGATATGATTTTGGCACTTATTGCGCGCTTTGGAGTGGATTTTGGCACAGGATATGGAGTAGAATTTTTTGGAGAAGGTATAGAGGCCTTAGAGATGGAAGAGCGCATGAGCATCTGCAATATGGCAATTGAAATGGGTGCAAAAATAGGAATGATTGCTCCGGATGAAAAAACCTTTGCTTATTTGCGAGAAAAACGCTTTGCTCCAAAGAATTTTGAAGATGCACTAAAGGATTGGAGATTGCTTTATAGCGATAGCGTGAGGGCATTTGATAAGCTTGTACATCTTGATGCAAGTATGCTTGAGCCAATGATTACTTGGGGGACAAATCCGCAAATGGCAGTGGGGATTTTGCAAAATTTCCCTCAAATCCGCACAAAAGAAGAGCAGAGCGCTTATGAATACATGGGATTAACACCCCAGCAAAGTGGCGAAGATATTCCCATAGAATATGTCTTCATTGGTTCTTGCACGAATGGGCGTTTGAGTGATCTCAAAGAGGCGGCAAAGATCCTAGAAAATCAGCATGTCAAAGAGGGTGTGCGTGCTATCATTGTCCCAGGGTCTAGAGAGGTCAAAAAAAGAGCGGAAGAATTAGGACTAGATAAGATTTTTTTAGAATCAGGTTGTGAATGGAGGGAGCCAGGGTGTTCGATGTGTTTGGGAATGAATGATGATAGGGTGCCAGAATTTGTGCATTGTGCCTCTACTTCCAATCGCAATTTCATCGGCAGACAAGGCAAAAATGCTCGCACCCATCTTTGCTCCCCGGCCATGGCAGCTGCTGCTGCAATCCATGGGAGATTTGTAGATGTTAGAGAATTATCAAGGAGGAGCAATGCAGAAATTTGA
- a CDS encoding catalase family peroxidase — protein sequence MKKISLSVCAVLFSCMGFAHAHDVSAEGIADAFYKLNGKDPKMKINHTKGFCTKGVFLSSQEARDSLDVPLLNQKEIPAFVRYSLGGVEMDDRSKGRGMALQLEGKGGTWTMVMTNAEILFAKNPEEFIQFLAMRTPKNGKVDEERVKKLSQEVASYRRFDAYMKNVGITPSVANTPYYSVHTFMFKDKKTGKMLPAKWKFVPVDGVRYLSNQDLKEKKSDYLLTAFQEHVKTKPIEYKMYLVFANKNDAINDTTALWKGKHRELYAGTLKIEQYEGMGCNKDVYFPSDLPTGVRPPNDPLFQIRNEVYGITFGRRQ from the coding sequence ATGAAAAAAATTTCTTTGAGTGTATGTGCTGTATTGTTTTCTTGCATGGGATTTGCCCATGCCCATGATGTGAGCGCTGAAGGCATCGCAGATGCTTTCTATAAGCTTAATGGCAAAGATCCCAAAATGAAAATCAACCACACCAAGGGGTTTTGTACAAAGGGTGTGTTTCTCTCTAGTCAAGAAGCAAGGGATTCTTTAGATGTGCCATTGCTTAATCAAAAAGAGATTCCCGCATTTGTAAGATATTCTTTGGGAGGTGTGGAGATGGATGATAGAAGTAAGGGCAGGGGTATGGCGCTACAATTGGAGGGTAAGGGCGGCACTTGGACAATGGTAATGACAAATGCAGAGATTCTTTTTGCCAAGAATCCTGAAGAATTTATACAATTCCTTGCTATGAGGACTCCTAAAAATGGCAAGGTAGATGAGGAAAGAGTCAAAAAACTCTCTCAAGAAGTTGCTTCTTATAGAAGATTTGATGCTTATATGAAAAACGTAGGAATTACTCCAAGCGTGGCAAATACCCCTTATTACAGCGTGCATACTTTTATGTTCAAAGACAAAAAAACAGGGAAAATGCTGCCTGCGAAATGGAAATTTGTGCCTGTAGATGGTGTAAGGTATCTAAGCAATCAAGACCTAAAAGAAAAGAAATCTGATTATCTCCTTACTGCATTCCAAGAGCATGTTAAAACTAAGCCCATAGAATACAAGATGTATCTTGTATTTGCAAATAAGAATGATGCGATCAATGATACTACCGCACTTTGGAAGGGCAAGCATAGGGAGCTGTATGCAGGGACATTGAAGATTGAGCAATATGAGGGAATGGGCTGCAATAAAGATGTGTATTTTCCATCAGATCTCCCCACAGGTGTGCGACCTCCCAATGATCCTTTGTTCCAGATCCGAAATGAGGTCTATGGGATTACTTTTGGTAGGAGACAATAG
- the leuD gene encoding 3-isopropylmalate dehydratase small subunit, translating to MQKFEIHKGRAVALWCDNIDTDQLIPKTYLKRIEKSGFGEFLFDDWRYNKDRSLNKNFVLNAPENQGASILVTGENFGSGSSREHAVWALMDYGFAVIIAGSFSDIFYNNAIKNALLPISLPLEVRKHFAKGEVEVDLRDQVVRAGDFRVKFEIDPKWKQRLLLGLDEIAITLKHLPAIESYEQNIPKYWQDY from the coding sequence ATGCAGAAATTTGAAATCCATAAAGGCAGGGCAGTGGCGCTTTGGTGTGATAATATCGATACTGATCAATTGATTCCAAAAACCTATCTGAAACGTATTGAAAAGAGTGGTTTTGGAGAGTTTTTGTTTGATGATTGGCGCTATAACAAAGACCGAAGTCTAAATAAAAATTTTGTACTCAATGCCCCAGAAAACCAAGGTGCGAGCATTTTGGTTACAGGAGAGAATTTTGGGTCAGGAAGCTCTAGGGAGCACGCAGTTTGGGCATTGATGGATTATGGATTTGCTGTTATTATTGCAGGAAGTTTTAGCGATATTTTTTATAATAATGCAATCAAAAACGCACTTTTACCCATTTCCCTTCCGCTTGAGGTGCGCAAGCATTTTGCAAAGGGTGAGGTGGAAGTGGATCTCAGAGACCAAGTGGTGAGAGCAGGGGATTTTCGTGTAAAATTTGAGATCGACCCCAAATGGAAGCAAAGATTGCTTTTGGGTCTGGATGAGATTGCGATAACCCTAAAACATCTCCCTGCTATAGAATCCTATGAGCAAAACATTCCAAAATATTGGCAAGATTACTAA
- the def gene encoding peptide deformylase, translating to MAVLEVLSYPHPLLRQKSKEVQNFDASLHAFLDDMYDTMLEREGVGLAAVQVGRLHRILLVNIPRQEDGKQYKEDLLEIINPVILHQEEEIFWNEGCLSVPGFYEEVKRYGSITLGYQDRFGGEQVLRAQGFLAVALQHEMDHLEGILFIDKLSILKRKKFEKELKKLKNS from the coding sequence ATGGCGGTTTTAGAAGTTCTCTCCTATCCCCATCCCCTGCTTCGCCAAAAATCCAAAGAAGTCCAGAATTTTGATGCTTCTTTGCATGCGTTTTTGGATGATATGTACGACACGATGCTGGAGAGAGAGGGCGTGGGGCTTGCTGCAGTACAGGTGGGAAGACTGCATAGGATTTTGCTTGTGAATATCCCGCGTCAAGAAGATGGCAAGCAATACAAAGAAGATTTGTTAGAGATTATCAATCCTGTCATTCTGCATCAAGAAGAGGAAATTTTTTGGAATGAGGGATGCCTCTCTGTGCCAGGATTTTATGAGGAAGTCAAGCGCTATGGAAGTATTACTCTTGGCTATCAAGATCGCTTTGGTGGGGAGCAAGTCCTCAGGGCTCAGGGGTTTTTGGCTGTGGCACTGCAGCATGAGATGGATCATTTGGAGGGGATTTTATTCATTGACAAGCTTTCTATTCTTAAGCGCAAAAAATTTGAAAAAGAGCTAAAAAAGCTCAAAAATTCCTAG
- a CDS encoding diguanylate cyclase domain-containing protein, translating to MPEDKSKDEKLDFNSNPYFEEVGAEGGGPEDADGALKEFERQLVEKVERISEDAIKAIKNESLPPLPANYQMYFERLLEKQDQDSRQKIQTFIDLQSTSEDRMVFFEKTVKDGFKNIKQILNFVSLLYKNLQVAQNITEKYAKELSNIDNKLVLNNLIQLFLKDLEAVKEKADRDLNHLKDAYQNAAKIVTSISENSIYDSQFEVYNKRYFLALIDKEKELIEGFKHESTMLTLTLSKEVSSQITSKTTVLILLKSIARLLLKTSRRSDILAYFSNGIFAMGLKNSDLQSARKAAERLIEAARATNVFSDGKDIVLDICIGIAKITPKKTTENIVQSSLMALNLALDEKIGFKVYPQDEVE from the coding sequence ATGCCAGAAGATAAAAGTAAAGACGAAAAATTAGATTTTAATAGCAATCCTTATTTTGAGGAAGTTGGAGCAGAGGGTGGAGGGCCTGAGGATGCTGATGGTGCCCTCAAAGAGTTTGAGAGGCAGCTTGTTGAGAAGGTGGAACGCATCTCAGAGGATGCTATAAAGGCGATAAAGAATGAATCCCTCCCGCCATTGCCTGCAAATTATCAGATGTATTTTGAGCGTTTGCTAGAAAAACAAGACCAAGATTCACGCCAAAAAATCCAGACCTTCATTGACTTGCAGTCCACGAGCGAGGATCGGATGGTATTTTTTGAGAAAACCGTAAAAGATGGTTTTAAGAATATCAAGCAGATTCTAAATTTTGTCTCCTTGCTTTATAAAAATTTGCAGGTGGCCCAAAACATCACAGAGAAATACGCTAAAGAACTCTCAAATATCGATAATAAGCTGGTTTTAAACAATCTCATCCAGCTTTTTTTGAAGGATCTAGAAGCGGTGAAGGAAAAGGCAGATAGGGATTTGAATCACCTGAAGGATGCATATCAAAATGCTGCAAAAATCGTCACTTCCATTAGTGAAAATAGTATCTATGATTCTCAATTTGAAGTCTATAATAAACGCTATTTTCTTGCCCTCATCGACAAAGAAAAAGAGCTCATTGAGGGATTCAAACATGAAAGCACCATGCTAACCCTCACGCTTTCTAAAGAAGTTTCTAGCCAGATTACCAGCAAGACCACCGTGCTGATTTTGCTAAAAAGCATCGCAAGGCTCCTGCTAAAAACCTCTCGCCGCAGCGATATTCTGGCTTATTTTAGCAACGGAATCTTTGCCATGGGGCTAAAGAATTCGGATCTCCAGAGTGCCAGGAAGGCCGCGGAGCGCTTGATTGAGGCAGCAAGGGCTACGAATGTTTTTTCTGATGGCAAGGATATTGTGCTGGATATTTGCATAGGGATTGCTAAAATCACCCCCAAAAAAACCACAGAAAACATCGTGCAATCCTCTCTGATGGCGCTCAATCTTGCCTTGGATGAAAAAATTGGCTTCAAGGTATATCCCCAGGATGAAGTGGAATAA
- the clpP gene encoding ATP-dependent Clp endopeptidase proteolytic subunit ClpP, with amino-acid sequence MNYIPYVIERTGKGERSYDIYSRLLKDRIVLLSGEINDMVASSIVAQLLFLEAEDAQKDIYFYINSPGGAVTSAFSIYDTMHYIRPDVATICVGQAASAGALLLSSGAKGKRYSLPNSRIMIHQPLGGAQGQATDIEIQANEILRLKKILNEILASNTGQSLKKVSQDTERDFFMSAMEAQKYGLVDKVLEKSLK; translated from the coding sequence ATGAATTACATCCCCTATGTGATCGAAAGAACTGGCAAGGGCGAGAGAAGCTATGACATCTACTCCAGATTACTAAAAGATCGCATTGTATTGCTTAGCGGAGAGATTAATGACATGGTGGCATCTTCCATTGTCGCCCAGCTCTTGTTTTTGGAAGCAGAGGATGCACAAAAAGACATCTATTTCTACATCAATTCCCCAGGTGGCGCAGTTACTAGTGCATTTAGCATCTATGATACGATGCATTATATTCGTCCCGATGTTGCTACCATCTGCGTTGGCCAGGCTGCGTCAGCTGGTGCATTATTGCTGAGCTCTGGGGCCAAGGGAAAGCGCTACTCCCTGCCAAATTCGCGTATCATGATCCACCAGCCCCTGGGCGGCGCACAGGGACAGGCCACAGATATCGAGATCCAGGCAAATGAGATTCTACGCCTTAAAAAGATTTTGAATGAAATCCTAGCATCAAACACAGGGCAGAGTCTCAAGAAAGTCTCACAAGATACAGAGAGGGATTTTTTTATGAGTGCTATGGAAGCGCAGAAATATGGCCTGGTGGACAAGGTTTTGGAAAAAAGCTTAAAATAA
- a CDS encoding 2-isopropylmalate synthase, whose amino-acid sequence MRKIQFLDTTLRDGEQTPGVHFSTQDKVQIALQLERWGVDVIEAGFPRASKGDFEAVQAIAKHVKRACVAALARCNKQDIDEAYEALEAAKFKQIHIFIATSDVHLRHKLKMTRQQVLEKIKEFVGYARGLFDIVQFSPEDACRTEREFLLESVQMAIDSGASVINIPDTVGYITPQEYGEIFAFLRTNCKSQREILYSCHCHNDLGMAGANALAAVENGAGRVEGTVNGIGERAGNTALEEVAVALHIRREHYRATSNIVLALTKQTSDLVANLSGIPVPKNKAIVGGNAYAHQSGIHQDGVLKNPETYEIITPQLVGVANNSLPLGKLSGRHAFAQKLKALGYDEVLEEEMNSLFLRFKSLADKKKQVEDSDILALLSDNYKAQEDFAIKNIQLQYVSSGYQSAVVSLEYDGGVHVESSIGDGSVQAIYKAIDKLLLQSPELLSYEIKSLSSGEDSQAQVFVSIADKNGKRFNGSGVDFDVLYASAKAYVQAYNSWKKGSNEIKIQGV is encoded by the coding sequence ATGAGAAAAATACAGTTTTTGGACACTACGTTACGTGATGGTGAGCAAACCCCAGGGGTGCATTTTAGCACGCAGGATAAGGTTCAGATTGCCCTGCAGCTTGAAAGGTGGGGTGTAGATGTGATTGAGGCAGGATTTCCCAGGGCTTCTAAGGGGGATTTTGAAGCAGTGCAGGCAATTGCAAAGCATGTCAAAAGGGCTTGTGTGGCAGCTTTAGCGCGTTGCAATAAGCAAGATATTGATGAGGCTTATGAGGCATTGGAGGCTGCTAAATTTAAGCAGATTCATATTTTCATCGCTACAAGTGATGTGCATTTGCGCCATAAACTAAAAATGACTCGCCAACAGGTTTTGGAAAAAATCAAAGAATTTGTAGGCTATGCTAGAGGACTTTTTGATATTGTGCAATTTTCCCCCGAAGATGCCTGTCGCACAGAGAGGGAGTTCTTGCTAGAATCTGTGCAAATGGCCATAGATTCAGGAGCAAGTGTGATTAATATCCCTGATACTGTGGGTTATATCACACCTCAGGAATATGGAGAGATTTTTGCATTTTTGCGCACAAACTGTAAGAGCCAAAGAGAGATTTTATACTCCTGTCATTGCCATAATGACCTAGGGATGGCGGGGGCCAATGCACTTGCTGCAGTTGAAAATGGTGCAGGTAGGGTGGAGGGCACAGTCAATGGGATTGGTGAACGTGCGGGAAATACTGCATTAGAAGAGGTGGCTGTGGCATTGCATATTCGAAGGGAGCATTATAGGGCGACAAGTAATATTGTCTTGGCATTGACAAAACAAACTAGCGATCTTGTCGCAAATCTTTCAGGCATCCCTGTGCCTAAAAATAAGGCTATAGTTGGAGGTAATGCTTATGCGCATCAATCAGGAATCCATCAAGATGGAGTGCTAAAAAATCCAGAAACCTATGAGATCATCACTCCGCAGCTCGTGGGAGTAGCAAACAATAGCCTGCCTCTTGGCAAACTCTCAGGCCGTCATGCATTTGCACAGAAGCTCAAGGCACTGGGGTATGATGAGGTTTTGGAAGAAGAAATGAATTCTCTTTTTTTGCGTTTTAAATCTCTTGCAGACAAAAAGAAGCAAGTAGAGGATTCTGATATTTTGGCGCTTTTATCAGATAACTATAAGGCGCAAGAAGATTTTGCAATCAAAAATATTCAATTGCAATATGTTTCTAGTGGCTATCAAAGTGCAGTGGTATCGCTAGAATATGATGGCGGTGTGCATGTGGAATCTAGCATCGGAGATGGCAGTGTGCAGGCGATTTATAAGGCCATTGATAAATTGCTACTTCAATCCCCAGAGCTTTTGAGTTATGAAATCAAATCTCTAAGCTCTGGGGAGGATTCTCAGGCACAAGTGTTTGTGAGCATTGCAGATAAAAATGGTAAGAGATTTAATGGTAGTGGTGTGGATTTTGATGTGTTGTATGCTAGTGCTAAGGCCTATGTGCAGGCATATAATTCTTGGAAAAAGGGAAGCAATGAAATAAAAATTCAAGGAGTGTAA
- a CDS encoding YifB family Mg chelatase-like AAA ATPase, whose protein sequence is MVHKIYCATRFGLYASIVEVEASFTRALPAFVISGLASNAIQESKQRVQSALVACGFSFPPLKITINLSPSDLPKYGSHFDLPIALLVGMQKCLKELENRWFAFGELGLDGMLKHSDVLFGLVLDVLLQEPDACMILPYESREFFSFVPNLRCVYAHDLKEALEILQADEIPEQNLQNLNFPYFEVLGQKYFYPREFGLDFSDVKGQKNAKRAALIAASGFHNIILEGSPGSGKSMIAKRMQGILPPMSLEEILQNAKLNTWNHEKIELTPLRNFKSPHQSASKASIIGSALQKDPKPGEIALAHLGALFFDELPHFEKSVLEALREPLENNVLALSRVHSKVEYPTSFLFIGAQNPCPCGNLLSVFHECRCNDSEIAKYKNRLSQPFLDRIDLFVQMAENEQNAKSDVDSKTMQEQVFVAFIQQKERGQKRLNGKMSDQEIEEFCQMDQEARDLLMHAKDRFGLSMRALNKTKKVSRTIADLARSKVIQKSHVLEAISYRKI, encoded by the coding sequence ATGGTACACAAGATTTATTGCGCGACACGCTTTGGGCTTTATGCTAGTATTGTCGAGGTGGAGGCCTCTTTTACCCGCGCATTGCCTGCGTTTGTGATCTCAGGACTTGCGAGTAATGCCATCCAAGAATCCAAACAAAGGGTGCAATCTGCGCTAGTAGCTTGCGGTTTTAGCTTCCCTCCACTAAAAATCACTATTAATCTCTCACCATCCGACCTCCCCAAATATGGGAGCCATTTTGATTTGCCCATCGCGCTTTTGGTAGGCATGCAAAAGTGTCTAAAAGAGTTAGAAAATCGTTGGTTTGCTTTTGGTGAGCTTGGGCTTGATGGGATGCTTAAGCATAGTGATGTGCTTTTTGGTTTGGTGTTAGATGTGTTATTGCAAGAGCCAGATGCCTGCATGATCTTGCCTTATGAGAGCAGGGAATTTTTTTCTTTTGTGCCCAATCTGCGTTGCGTCTATGCCCATGATCTCAAAGAGGCTTTAGAGATTTTGCAAGCAGATGAAATCCCAGAGCAAAATCTACAAAATCTCAATTTTCCTTATTTTGAAGTGCTGGGGCAGAAATACTTCTATCCTAGGGAATTTGGCTTGGATTTTTCTGATGTGAAGGGGCAAAAAAATGCTAAGAGAGCGGCTTTGATTGCAGCTAGTGGATTTCATAATATTATTTTGGAAGGAAGTCCTGGCAGTGGCAAAAGTATGATAGCTAAGCGCATGCAGGGTATTTTACCACCTATGAGCTTAGAGGAGATCTTGCAAAATGCAAAGCTTAATACTTGGAATCATGAAAAAATAGAGCTCACTCCTTTACGAAATTTCAAATCCCCGCATCAAAGTGCCTCAAAGGCCAGTATCATCGGATCTGCATTGCAAAAAGATCCCAAGCCAGGCGAGATTGCATTGGCGCATTTAGGGGCGCTATTTTTTGATGAGTTGCCGCATTTTGAAAAGTCTGTGCTTGAGGCATTGCGTGAGCCTTTGGAGAATAATGTTTTGGCGCTTTCGCGCGTGCATTCCAAGGTGGAATATCCCACTTCATTTTTATTCATCGGGGCGCAAAATCCTTGTCCCTGTGGGAATTTGCTGAGCGTCTTTCATGAATGTCGCTGCAATGATAGTGAGATTGCCAAATACAAAAATCGCCTAAGCCAGCCCTTTTTGGATCGTATTGATTTGTTTGTGCAGATGGCAGAAAATGAGCAAAATGCAAAGAGTGATGTGGATTCAAAAACCATGCAAGAGCAGGTGTTTGTTGCATTTATTCAGCAAAAAGAGCGTGGTCAAAAAAGACTCAATGGCAAGATGAGTGACCAAGAGATCGAGGAATTTTGCCAGATGGATCAAGAAGCGCGTGATTTATTGATGCACGCAAAGGATCGCTTTGGGCTTTCTATGCGCGCACTTAATAAGACCAAAAAAGTCTCCCGTACCATCGCAGATCTTGCTAGAAGCAAGGTCATCCAAAAATCCCATGTTCTAGAGGCGATTAGTTATCGTAAAATCTAG
- the crcB gene encoding fluoride efflux transporter CrcB, which produces MHWLFVFLGGGLGSMGRYSLALLFSRFPGFPYGTLAANTLGGLIMGICVYLMVERGLFGQWKLFVMVGALGGFTTFSSFGSDTFLLVKQAAYQKAIIYVLLTNFAVLSCVFGGYFLAKKILFD; this is translated from the coding sequence ATGCATTGGCTTTTTGTATTTTTGGGAGGAGGGCTTGGGAGCATGGGACGCTATAGTCTTGCTTTGCTATTTTCGCGTTTTCCAGGTTTTCCCTATGGGACGTTGGCTGCAAATACACTGGGTGGATTGATTATGGGGATCTGCGTGTATTTAATGGTGGAGCGTGGGTTGTTTGGGCAATGGAAATTATTTGTGATGGTTGGGGCGCTGGGTGGATTTACGACCTTTTCTTCATTTGGTTCAGATACGTTCTTGCTGGTGAAGCAAGCAGCCTATCAAAAGGCCATCATTTACGTATTGCTCACCAATTTTGCGGTGCTTTCCTGTGTGTTTGGTGGTTATTTTTTAGCCAAAAAAATTCTCTTTGACTAA
- a CDS encoding uroporphyrinogen-III synthase, with translation MRKIVLVSSKPHADVETLVVNEIEHLDMLDSLRELRGDFDALVLTSKNAAQSLQQNIKKYPQFEYLKKIPAYAIGESSAQTLGEHGFCVEYVGKDSHGSGFADEIIPMLRGKKVLYFRAKKIVSKLDERLQAARIILKQIVAYENKRNNTHILPKPKPKSILIFTAPSHYLSFVQNFSWDGSYIAIAIGLTTFSVFDEEIEAFVSPRQDIQSCIHFAKEIALRLP, from the coding sequence ATGAGAAAGATTGTATTAGTAAGCTCCAAACCCCATGCGGATGTAGAAACATTGGTAGTCAATGAGATTGAGCATCTAGATATGCTGGATTCTCTAAGAGAGCTTAGGGGGGATTTTGATGCACTGGTGCTTACCTCCAAAAATGCAGCTCAATCTCTGCAGCAAAATATAAAGAAATATCCACAATTTGAGTATCTCAAAAAAATTCCCGCATATGCAATTGGAGAGTCAAGCGCGCAAACACTAGGCGAGCATGGGTTTTGTGTGGAATATGTGGGGAAGGATTCTCATGGCTCTGGTTTTGCAGATGAGATTATCCCTATGCTAAGGGGCAAAAAAGTGCTGTATTTTCGTGCCAAAAAAATTGTTTCCAAGCTTGATGAAAGGCTGCAGGCTGCTAGGATTATATTGAAGCAGATTGTTGCATATGAAAATAAGCGCAATAACACACACATACTGCCAAAGCCCAAGCCAAAAAGCATCTTAATTTTCACTGCGCCCAGTCATTATCTCTCCTTTGTGCAAAATTTTTCTTGGGATGGAAGCTATATTGCCATTGCCATTGGACTTACTACTTTTAGTGTATTTGATGAGGAAATTGAAGCATTTGTAAGCCCTAGGCAAGACATTCAAAGCTGCATTCATTTTGCCAAAGAGATTGCCCTGCGCCTACCTTGA